The DNA region ATGATTTTTGGGAAAAGCAACAATATATTATTTCCCAAGCCGTCGGTACAGCTAACTTTTATACTTGTCTGAAGATTTATTGAACCTTCTGGTGCAACAGATTGGATGATATTAGTTATTCTGGATGTATTTTAGTTTGAAGGTgcagttagttttttttcctaaGGATCGATAATAATCCAACCAATACaccaatcattttttgtcacgcttaggtaatttattttaacaatgttgtgaaataacaaaatatgaaaattaaaaaacacaatttgccACTTTTTCTCTGAATTTCAACGCTCAACAGGGGTTTCTAATCTTAAAATGGTATGGCTGCTGATGTCATTTTCTCATGTAACCCctaatgcaatatttatattCCCTTATTAACAATTAACAGCTACCAGTTTGGCCAGAAAGCCTCGGTCTAGAATATTATCCGCTACAAGTTGAACATCTGATTCTTTGCTAAGCTCTTCGGCTCTTGTAATGGAACATCAAAGCAACTTTCAAGCACATCTTCGAATGTACCTAACGATTTCGCCGGAAGACAAACTctgagcaacacgagaaaagggcggataagcatttgacagctggaactattttgTACATTCCCAGCCAGTTGAACCAGTGTTTCCCAAAGTGGGTACTGGGCCCCACTATTAATGTATGGAAGGTGGGCCCTAGACAAAAAAAGTTTGGGAAACAGTGTGTTAAATGATAGCTGGCCTTCCAAGCTACCTACCTTTTAACACTGCGGGTTTTGTCAAATAGTTACTTATTGTCTTGGAATTTGCAAAAAGTTctggctgtcaaaatgcttctgcgccctttccaaatgttgctccagagcTTTAGTAGTATGTATGTTGTCATTTCGCAATGTTAATTACTTTCGCTGTACTTTGATAATCATCAGTCCGTGAACAGGAGAAGGTAAATTGGGTTAAATATATCCCTGAAGGCTGACGAACTCtatcacgctaaaatcagcaaaaatttaCCCATTATTTGTCACGCTATCCTGTACTtataaaatgtcaaatttgctCAGACTAAGAGCGCTAAGATTCATCGCATTCTGATAACTCATGACGGTGATCAGATCTATATAAAACTCAAATGCGACGTAGGGTATCCTGAAGGGATAAGAATGCTACCGGTTTTGCTTAACAAGTCCCAAATTtgaccacacacacactcgctcAAACGTAGCTTGGCTTTGTGATGAATTTATGAAGGAATATAAAGatacaattatttttctttgttttatcTGTGTTTATTGCAAACTTAATTATTGAATAAATTAACCACTCAGATGAATCAAATTAAAACCCGCACCAGATTTTTACGTACTACAGTAcgaatgaaaataattattgttcagtgaataaaataaatctcGTCTCATAATGAGACGCTCACTTATTTACGGCCAATATGGTAAATACCCGTTTCAGCGCTCACTGGAAATAACTGTATTCAATATCCTCAATTATGCAACCAAGCCATGCGCCAactattttgattgaaaaaaataaaatgttatctCATTTcgttttttattaaaacattcGGTGTTGTACGTGTGACACTAGGGCGGaatcgaaaattgattttttttaagcaacaCTTTTTTTGGTTCCCTTCTAGGGTcccaatcaaaatcaaaccatccacattaacgacccccgggtcttttgtggtctctattgcaagtttctgctcgaacctaggagtccgaaggcttgaatggggagagcacccaaacctctttatactccaaggaaccttccaccccagtgtttgaactgacgaccttcggaatgcgagtccaaccgccgccagcgattccaccggagtaggcttggtttggtgtgttgtttgtacttaaggCATGGcctaacggcctaacaaccaaggccgggaccgacattttacttcctcatccgatggaaggttgcagcagatgggaatcgaacccagaaacaTCCGcgtacaaagcggacagcgtaaccattcggctacGCACTGCCCTCTAGGGTCCcgaacaaccccccaaaattttGGAGCGTttggttaagcccacgattggcgcaaaaaaatttaaagcaatATGGAAATAGTATGGGAAaatagagtgtaacaaagttgactttttggcgggcattcaaaggtttgttccggtgggcatactgagcccaaaccctaaatatgagcttgattggagctcggtacagaccttcaaattctaacctccaaaaaatcggccccggcaaactcaaatggcgtctcgggcggcgcgaggtgcgacgcatatcttttttgccggggacaatttttcgaaaattataatATATTTGAGGAATTTGGGTGCAACTCAACTTAATAATGTCTTCTGAACATTTCTtcatacccgagcaggggtaaataacacggaataccaaattttggtattacttgggcaaataacagcgaccaaaatgtgcccttggttgcccagtaatagatggtaaaataccatgaaatcataccaaaatcttgtatgtgtaagggcacaacaataccaaaccatgttattccaagggtaaaataatacctcaaaataaaaccatttcaataccaagttgaggtcttctggatttttgaacattgcttgaataccaaaacttggtattgccatggttttatttttaggtattcccgcgcccttggaaaatcatattttggtatttctgtggtctttcacatacatgattttggtatgatttcatggtattttaccatctattactgggcaactaagagcacattatggtcgctggtatttgaacaagtaataccaaaatttggtattttcataccatttttagtgcagcagttgcagttagtgaaaaaatggaaattattcatatgcaacagccaaatctactcacctgatgattccatgttgttattagtgatattcttcaccacaccgaatgcatttgtcattgatgaacggcctgtgcttgaagttcttgaagcttctgaacaataacaagattgaaaaataagtattattaaaatgaaactgaattgaaattcaccaaaattcattaatctgtcgattgactctgATCGCGCGagagatcaaatttaattttgttacaCCCTAGATGTGATCCACACGAATAAATGTTACACTGTCCTTGTCTTTCTCACGCCGTCCCTGGTCCATCTTTGATGAGAGCCAGCAGAGAGCAGAGGGAATCCTCGCTCTACTTGATCTCTCCCGGCCAGCCTCCCATGAACAATGGATTTTAGATTATAGTTAGAAATAAACTGCCGACTACGCCAGACGGTTACGCGTTTTAAAATAAACGTTTTTCTGTTCGcgcaataaaattgttttagttCGCGTAGTTTAAAAACGGTGTTTTACTGCGTCCGAAATCTCCCGAACCGACCACACGCGCGGACAggctcgtttttcaaagtatttggttatcctgacttagagatatttcaacgtttttgagtgggtatatcacactaatctttaaaatcatctttaacatttttgggtttcaagtcattttagcgtaaaattaattaactcgtaatttttttttaacaaatttcccatagtttcagagaaaattgatgaaacctttcaatattcaaataataccaaaatgtgccatcctgacttagaaaattttccacaatttcaagtcatttctgtagggggtatatcaaaaatgtttaaaatcaagttttaaatttccggttttgaatgaaagcattcgctttgagacatcattttagcgcaaaatttattattttgtcaaaattggtcaacattttcccatagtttcagaggaatttaaaaaaaaaacactttaataccaaaataataccaaaatgtgccatcctgacttagaaaattttccacaatttcaagtcatttctatagggggtatatcaaaaatgtttaaaatcaagtttgaaatttccggttttgaatgaaagcattcgctttgagacatcattatagcgcaaaattaattattttgtcaaaattggtcaaaattttcccatagttgcagaggaatttgataaaatactgtaataccaaaagaataccaaaatgtggtgttcgatcattgacaaattctgcaattttgcaatatcaaaacaataccttaaattggtatgataccacattttgctcttgcataatccttaagacaaattttaaagggttcaagaataccaaaatttggtattgataccagagaaaggtattattacgcatttcccttgttatttacccatgctcgggtaacGATTTTACGTAAGGTTTATCTAAATATAAGAACAATCATGTATGTTTTGCATATTCTGGTTCCATTGCCAATGTTGGCAGCAGGGACGGAATAATCGCAAACtaatcattttcgcttgcgagcATTCTTCACccacgaaagagagaggaggattttttgcaaaagaaaatcgctcccaaacTTCTCGGAGAAAATCAATCTgttaatgatttattttgaattttcttgggCTATACTTCAACGGTGTtagtttaataaaataattaaaaatgcaatttgtaAATTCAGAAATGTGAAAATGTAAGtttccccatagtaatttccataaaaatttaattcgctttgcgccaatcgtgggcttaaccaatcgctAACAAATTTTGAGGGATTGTTTGGGACCCTAAAAGggacccaaaaaatgtgttgcagATTGGATTTTTATCGTTTTCAATTTTCCCATATAACTAGATTCCACCCTAGTGTGACAAGTTCAATTGCTGTGCCTGCGAGTTCAATGCAATTCAATGCATGCATGCAAAAATGTGCTAGGCTTTGTGATTTGGACATGGTGTGATCATTTACTAAATGTGTcagatatatatattttattgttATGGTTGGTATCTCATGTACTACAATTTCTCAACATTCATTTTttggttattattttttatttttctccagGCAAACAAACCAACAACAAGGTTTGTTTAGTTCtctgtttcaaatttatgttgtAGGCTATGTTTTGGATTCAGGGCTTTTTAATGTTTGTCATATTTAATTCTACAATTTCGTTTAATGTTCCGTAAACTAAATCCGGCTTTTAACACAGGGAATATGGTCAAACAACTTATTCGACATTGTATATTCTTTTAGTAAGAACTAAAATTGATTGAagttataaaaatacaaaacgcTTCGTTTCCTCTAACTATCGTCAATCTTCTAGCTGTTTGTATTTGTTTTCCTCCATTTGATTTACTCGATTCATTAAACGCCTACAAACACATATCATCAAATTAGTCAGCTGATGAACGGTATTCCATATCCAGCTTAAGAATGTCCTTGCACAAATGTTATTGTTCAAACAATttgataaattaaataaaatgaaaaataaatacaaataagaTTTAACTAAACTCGCTTGTAGTTagatataaacaaaaaaaaggttcatttgaaataattttctttGGGATTGAACGAAGCAAATTTCATTACAGTTCATAAGTCAATCTGCAAAGTTTTGAAATCTACTGCTAGATATATTTCAAGAGTGGGCTAACACCGCTCGTCTTGCTTctaattattttaaagtttcagaCGAGCTGCTTAAATATTAACGTGTCTCTAGGATGCTGTTATCCCGCCAACCACATTGGAATATTATCCCATAATGGTACGAGTTTTTAGCGTTCATGAAAGATGGAGAATCAGAAGTAGTGGACTTTTGGGAAACATTCCGAGCAAAATAAGCTTATAAAAAGTTATGGCCGTAAGTTGTACCATCAAAGCAAAAATTAAGCCACTTTTATTATATCAAAGTTGATCACATGGATTattgaaaaggaataaaaaatcagtttttcgtCTGTCAGATGTGGAGCAGTCTTTCATATCCTTAAATCAAATGTGAGCTCAAGCACGATACAAACTTTCATTAGCAAGAATGAAAAAGATTTCAACTGCATAACGTTTTGACTTGATTGAAGTAAAAGTTTAGTATGGTGTAAAAGCTTTATCTCAGGTGATACAGACATCGAGAAGAACGGGCTCGGCTGTGGAAAAATTTGCTTATTTGCTCAAAACTATTGTTTCTAGTTAATATGTCACAGACAGGCAAATTTAATGTGTATGTACCTAATACCTATATTGAAGGTTTCTGCTCTCGGATTTTATTCACAAGAACTTGTGTCGTGGTGAGATTGCACAATgacgacgaaataaaaaaaaaagtaataaagaATCTTCTAGAATAAAAATCATCAGAAAAACATGAGCGGCCATCAGCGGAGAGATAAGAATGATTAATTGACCACAACAGCCCAGAAGAGTGTGTTAGGCTGCTACAAAATGTGGAATCATCTCATCTCCAATCTGAATCGAATGATGAATGGAGCTGATGATTAGATTAGAGTATGAATTGTTAACATTCAATACGTTGACTGTTTATATGTAAGTACcaataatacatgaacattttaaataatttagtttttaagaattagttaaagaattatttttatttgcaggaaatggaaaatcttcgcaacaagtttgcttatcaatatattattttgtttctttatttttttcatcatttcacctCAGTGAACTAACAACGCACGTAAGATGTATTGAGAACAACATTATGttggaaattatgtttttttcatatttttgttttatttctaaatttcagcacacatgaatctacaaagatctgcatttctatataaggcactttgtgttttttcagttttagatgaacttaaaaaacactatcagaatcctgaaggaacctgaacgggtattctgcttgggctgatgaaatatgtatgaatggcgaatcgagggcgggccaaggcggttggggcattttgggcggatgaactttatatagggggcggatcgggggcgagccgctggcggaccaacctaTAGGGgtggctgaaccgtatatgaaaggcgcatcaagggcgagccaaagcggttggggctttttgggcggatgaactttatatagggggcggatcaggggcgacccgctggcggaccaacctacaggggcggctgaaccgtatatgagaggcgcatcaagggcgagccaaggcggttggggcttttgggcggatgaattttatatgggggcgtatcaagggcgactcGCTGGCGAatcaacctacaggggcggctgaaccgtatatgagaggcgcatcaagggcgagtcaaggcggttggggtttttgggcggatgaattttatatggggggcgtatcaagggcgacccgctggcgaaccaacctacaggggcggctgaaccgtatatgagaggcgcatcaagggcgagccaaagcggttggggcttttgggcggatgaattttatatgggaggcgtatcgagggcgacccgctggcggaccaacctacaagggcggctgaaccgtatatgaaaggcgcatcaagggcgagccaaggcggttggggcttttgggcggatgaactttatatagggggcggatcggggcGAGCCACTGGCGGACCATCTTACAGGGGCGgacgaaccgtatatgaaaggcgggtcgagggcgagccacggcggttggggctttttaggcggatgaactttctatggaaggcgtatcgagggcgacccgctggcggaccatcctataggggcggttgaaccatacaaaacggcgtatgtagggcggatgaacggcgggtgaaacatttcaaggcaaacctgggcgaccccggggcgagtcgctggcggaccaacgtcacgataaaaaaattgatcgtgcgccaaattgttgcaaattttatccgCCTGCGGGTCGCCCGTGGTCCGCCAAATCAAACGCTGGCGGATCGCCAGAGCGGTTTGGCGGTCCGCCAGCGAACCGCCGGCGGGCTGCCCAGTCAATGTGGGAAGGAACGATCGAGAAGGTGGGAATTGGCGCGCAACGGAAGCGCGCGCAATCGAGCAGAAGgaggagaaagagagagagagaagtggAGATTTTTCACTCCAGTTCGCGACGCGTTCAAGTAAAGACGTGTTTTGTACATAGTGATCGGAATACAAGTTTTGTTAGAAAAGTGAATTCCGCAAAGTGTTTTTGATCACCCGGAGAAAATCCCTAATACAGTCCACCCGCAGATCTAGTTGGGAGATTTGGCCCCAACATTTGGCCCTTACGAGCCGGATAGACAGTTCCTATCGGTAAGTTCGTCGGAATCGGAGAATTCCGGAGTGTCGCGAGGAGTGAAGTGTCCGGAAGTCGCTAATCCCGGAGGGCGTTTCACGTGGCCCAAACAGCGTGAAAGTGACGCGGTTGTGTGGAGGTTCCAGCAACGCGCGAGACAGTGCACCGGAAGAGGTCGGATTGGCCACTGGTAGTGCTAAGTGCCGACAGTGGTCGCGATTGGCCACCGAAGCAGAACATTGCGTGGACGGTAGCGTTGCTACTCGAGCAGGACAGTGCGTGGAAGGTGGTTCGGAAAACCACCGGAGCAAAAGTGAGAAAAGTGATCGGTGAAAAGAGTGtgggccgccatcttgaaaacGCCAGCAAGAGAGTGTTCGGCGAGAAGAGAGCgtgcgccgccatcttggaatccgaagagaaaagtgaaaagtgagcTGCATCCCGGCGGATGTGGCGTAGTTTCCTGGGGTTGAACACCGAGCCGAAAGTAGAACCGGAAGAAGGCGAGGAATCTGAGCAAGAAGCCAGTGTTCAGAAGAAACCGGAACCGGAAGACCGTAAGCCCGTGGTGGTTCAACTTCCGCTGACTCCGAAGCAACGGCACACGGAGAGCAAGCGGAAAATGGCGGACGAAGAAGTGCAGGCGTTGCTGAACAGGCGCGGACATGTCAAGGGCAAGCTGACGCGGGTCAGGACTGTCCTCGGCCAGCCTGGAATCCCAGCATCGCGGATCGTAGTCTGCAAGGCGAACGCTGAAAAGTACTACGGTTAGTACAACAGCCTTAACAACAATATTATGGACGCAAGGTTGTCGGAAGAGCAGAGGACCGAGAACGCCGAACGGTTTTTGGACTTCGAGCAGCTCTACGACGAGGTGCTGGAGAAGATTGTTGAGCTCACAGCACCACCGAATCGTGCCCAAGCGGTCGTCCCTGCCGGACAGGCTAGTCAGCAGGTGATTGTACAGCAGACGCCCTTGCGTGCACCGATTCCAACGTTTGACGGCCAGTACGAGAACTGGCCGAAGTTCAAGTCGATGTTCCTGGAGCTGATGAAGAACTCGCCAGACTCGGACGCCATCAAGCTGCACTACTTGGACAAGTCTCTGGTGGGTGCGGCGACGGGCATGATCGACACGAAGACGCTTCAGGACAACAACTATGCGCACGCGTGGGAGATCCTCGAGGACCGGTACGAGAACCGACGCCTGATCATCGACATCCACATCAACGGGATCTTGCAGCTAAAAAGGATGGCGAAGAAGTCGTCAAAGGAGCTGCGAGAGCTGTACGAGGAGTGTTCGAGACACGTTGAAAACTTACGGTACCACAAGCAGGAGTTGCTGGGTGTATCTGAGTTGTTCGTCGTCAACATTCTGTCGTCTTGCTTGGATCGTGAGACACGTGAGCAGTGGGAAGCTACCGTCAAGAAGGGTGAACTCCCGAAGTATGCGCAGACGATCGAATTCTTGAAGCAGCGGTGCGCCATCCTGGAACGGTGCGAGTTAGCTGCCCCTGCGTCGTATGCGGTCCGGTCGGCAGTTCCCAAGGCGGTGCAGTCCTCGAAGCCATCGGCGAAGATCACCTCGGCAGCCGCGACATCCAACGAGGCCGAGTGCGATCTGTGTGACGGGTCTCACGCGAACTACAAGTGTGGCTCGTTCCGCGGCATGAGTGTTGCGGAGAGATGGTCGAAGGTGCGTGACGCGAGGCTGTGCTACAACTGCTTGCGCAAGGGTCACCGAGTTGGACAGTGTCCGTCGGATCGATCCTGTAAGTGCGGTGAGAAGCACCACAGCTTGTTGCACCAGGAGAAGAACCAGCAGCAAACCAAGCCGAAGCCAGAAGCGGCTCCGGTATCAGCGAAGGCGCCGTCGGCAGTGTCATCCGCCAGCGTGAAGGCTGGTCCCAGCGACACGGGTACGCCGGAAGTGAACGATGACAACGAGCAGCAGGCAACTTCGTGCTTCAGCAGCGGAGCGCTGAAATCACCGCAGCAGGTTCTGCTGCAGACAGCGATCATCAACGTGGCGGACAAGTCCGGCAGGTTCCATCCGTGTCGAACGTTGTTGGATTCCGGTTCCCAGGCGCACATTTTGTCGGAGGCGATGGCACGAACCCTCGGTCTAACCTTCGAAAAGTGCAACGTGACGGTCGTTGGAGCCAACGCAGTGAAGACGCAAGCAAAGAAGGGAGTCAACCTTACCTTCTCGTCGAGGTACTGTGAGTTCCAAGACAACATCTCGTGCCTGATTTCGGACAAGCCAACGGGACGGATCCCGTCGGCAAGAATCGAGGCAGCTGCTTGGCACATCCCGAGTGACGTGTTCCTGGCAGACCCGAAGTTCAGCGAGCCGGACGAGATTGACCTGGTCATGGCGTCGAACTACGTGTGGGACTTGCTGCGAACggatcgagtgaaactggcgaACGGCACCGTGACTCTGCGTGAAACCGATCTGGGCTGGATCGTGACCGGCGTGTACGACCCGTTCCAGCAGCTGAGTTGCCAAGTCGTCCACTCAAACATTACGCTGAAGGATCAGCT from Culex quinquefasciatus strain JHB chromosome 3, VPISU_Cqui_1.0_pri_paternal, whole genome shotgun sequence includes:
- the LOC119769012 gene encoding uncharacterized protein LOC119769012, with product MDARLSEEQRTENAERFLDFEQLYDEVLEKIVELTAPPNRAQAVVPAGQASQQVIVQQTPLRAPIPTFDGQYENWPKFKSMFLELMKNSPDSDAIKLHYLDKSLVGAATGMIDTKTLQDNNYAHAWEILEDRYENRRLIIDIHINGILQLKRMAKKSSKELRELYEECSRHVENLRYHKQELLGVSELFVVNILSSCLDRETREQWEATVKKGELPKYAQTIEFLKQRCAILERCELAAPASYAVRSAVPKAVQSSKPSAKITSAAATSNEAECDLCDGSHANYKCGSFRGMSVAERWSKVRDARLCYNCLRKGHRVGQCPSDRSCKCGEKHHSLLHQEKNQQQTKPKPEAAPVSAKAPSAVSSASVKAGPSDTGTPEVNDDNEQQATSCFSSGALKSPQQVLLQTAIINVADKSGRFHPCRTLLDSGSQAHILSEAMARTLGLTFEKCNVTVVGANAVKTQAKKGVNLTFSSRYCEFQDNISCLISDKPTGRIPSARIEAAAWHIPSDVFLADPKFSEPDEIDLVMASNYVWDLLRTDRVKLANGTVTLRETDLGWIVTGVYDPFQQLSCQVVHSNITLKDQLNNAIEKFWLVEELADKQLQTNEEQEVEEHFRGTHGRDGSGRFVVRLPFKDEVLELGDNRVQALRRFNLLERRLSRNPELREQYTAFVEEYEALGHCKEISEHQDSPEVRKYYLPHHAVLKPSSSSTKLRVVFDASAKAGKYS